A region of the Lysobacter sp. K5869 genome:
CGTCGCCGTTCGACGAGTTGTCGCCGCGCGAGTTGGAGATCGCGCTATTGCTGGTGCAGGGCTTCCGCCAGGAAGAAATCGCCAAGCGCCTGAGCTTGAGTGCGAAGACCGTCAACACGCATAAGACGCGGTTGTTCGAGAAGCTGACGATCACCGACACCATCGCCTTGGCGCGGTTGGCGGCGCAGTACGGGTTGGCCGATCCGGCGCATTCGTTGTGAGGGCGGGGCGGGGTTAGGCCTCGCCGGGTAGTTCCTGAGCGCGCGGGGTAAGCGCGAAAGTCAAAATGGGTTCCGGCTTTCGCCGGAATGACGGAACTGGAGAGTGCGCTCCCCCGACACCGTCATTCCGGCGAAAGCCGGAACCCATTTTGATTTTGCTCGCCGCCATCCGCCATCCGCCATCCGCCATCCGCCACTAGTCACTCGCCCAGCGCCCGCCGCTTGCGCGCAACCCTAGCGCGCCTCCACCGCAAACCCGCGGCGACCGCGACGCTTCGCATCGCCCAGCCTCGGCGACGCAACTGGCGGGCAACAAAAAACCGGCCGCTTTCGCGGCCGGTTCTTTCATTCCGATAAAGCGCAGGGCGGCCGCGAGGACCGCCCCCACGCTCAGGCGCGGCGTTCCTGCGAACCGTCGTCCTTGTCGCCGCCGTCTTCGGCCTTGGCCTGAGCGTCGGCTTCGGCGTTGTCGGCGATCGGCGCCGGCGCGACCGGGTGCGGCAGGCCGTCGAACAGGCCACCGGTGCGCGGCAGCAGCGAAGCGGCTTCGTCGGCGACGGTGTCGGCGTTGGCCTGAGCCGGCTCGACCGGCGCGGCGGCCGCGGCTTCCGGCGGCGCGGCGAAGGCGAAGCCCGGCACGGCCTGGGCGGCCTCGCGGGCCGGCGAGGCGGCGGCTTGGGCCGCGGCTTCGGCCTGCGCCAACTCGGCTTCGGACGGCTGCACGGTCTCGGCGACCGCCACGACCGGCGCGGACACCGGGGCCGGCTCGGCGACCACCGCCGGCTCGACCGTCGCCGGCTCGATCACGGCGGCTTCGACCGGCGCGGCGGCGACCGGCACGACCGCGACGGCTTCCGCCTGCGGCTGAGCCTGGATCGCGCGCTCGGCGGCGACGGCGGCCGGAGCGGTCTCGGCGCGGACCGGGGTTTCGGTCTGGACCGGGGCGGCCTCGGCGGATGCCGGCGACACGGCGGCCGCCTGCGGCTGCGCGGCGACTGCGATTTCGCTCTTGGCGCCGAAAGCGTCGGCGGCTTCGTGCTTCACCGCAAACGCGTTCTGGTCTTCGGCCTGGGCGGCAACGACGTCGCTCGCTTCGGACTTCGCCGGAGCGGCGTGAGCTTCCGCCTCGGCCTTGGCCGGAGCGGCGTCAGCTTCGGCCTCAGCCTTGGCCGGAGCGGCGTGAGCCTCGGCCTCGGTCTTGGCCGGAGCGGCGGGAGCCTCGGCCTTAGCCGCAGCGGCCTCGTCCGTGGCGGCGGCCTTGAACCCGGCCGGTGCGGCAGGGCTCGGGGCAACCGTTTCGAACTGGGCCGGCGCAGCCTCGCTGGCGGCTTCGAACTTAGCCGGCGCGGCGTGGCTGCCCGCGGCGGTTTCGGCCTGAACCGGCGCAGCGCCGCCACCGGTCGCGGCTTCGTGCTTAACCGGCGTCGCGGCTTCGTTCGCCGCGGCGTCGGCCTTCACCGGCGCGACGGCTTCGCTGCGGACCGGAGCGGCGGCGATCGCCGCGGCTGCGGCCGCGACGTTGGCCTGCGACTGCGGCGCGGCCGCGACGTCGTCGAAGTCGAACTCCGGCTGCGAACGATGCGCGGCGGCCGGGGAGGGCTGGCCCGGTTCGGCGCCGATGTCGTCTTCGTCGTCGAACCCGCCGTCGGCGTCGAGCGCGCCGTCGGCGCCGCCCTCGGCACCGGCGTTCTCGCCGTTGCCGCGACGGCGGCGGCGACCGCCGCGACGGCCGCGACGGCGACGTCCGCCGCCTTCGCCGGCGGCATCGGCCGCGGCGTCGGCCGGGGTGTCGCCGGTCGCCAGCGCGTCGGCGGCGACGGCCGCTTCGGCGGTTTCGGGCTTAACGGTGTTTTCGGCAGCGACCGGCGCGGCGGCGGCCGGCGCGGTGGCGGCGACGGCCGCCGGGACGGCGACCGCTACAGCGGCCGCTGCGGCGGTTGCGGCCGCGGTCTCGGCGACGGCGGCGTCCTGACGCGGCGGCTTGGGCTCGCGCGGCGGGCGCGGCTGGCCGTTGCCGCCCTGGGCGTTGGCGTTGCCGCCTTGCGCGGCCGCGTCCTGCTGCGGCTTGGGCGGGTTCTGGTTTTGACCCTGACCTTGAGCTTGCTGCTTGGGCTGCTGCGGTTGCTTGGGCTGCTGTTGCTGCTGCGGGTTCTGCGCCTGCGCCTGCGGCTGCTTGGGCTGCTTCTGCTGGCCCTGCTGCTGCGCCTGCTGGCCGCCGCTCTGCGGCTGGCCCTGGTTCTGCGGCTGCTTCTCGCGGCGCTGCTGATCCTGCTGGCGCGGCTCGTCGCGGCGGCCGTCGCGGCCGCCCTTGCCGTTGCCGCGACTGTCGCTGCGGCGCTGGCCGTTGCCGCGGTCGTTGCGCTCGCCGCGGCCGCCGTTGCCGCGGCCTTCCTGGCCGCGCGCCGGTTCCGGCGCGGCCGGAGCCGGCTGCGGGGTGCCGCGGAAGATGCGCAGGATGCGTTCGACCAGACCGACCGAGTGGGTCGGCGCGGCCACCGGCGCGGGCGTCGGAGCGGGGATGGGCGCGGGCGCGGCGGCCTGCGCTTCGCGCGGCTCGCGCAGCGGCGCGGGCTGAGTCGGACGCACGTTGGTGACGGCCGGCGCTTCGGGAATGTTGAGGTGGGCCTTGGTCAGCGCGTGGACCGGCAGCTTGCGCTGGGTGCCGCGCTGGTAGCTGGGCTTGCTGGTTTCCTCGCCGACTTCGTTCTCGCGCACGCGCGTGACTTCGTAGTGCGGGGTTTCCAGGTGCTCGTCGGCGACGATGACGATCGGCGCGTCGTGGCGCGCCTCGATCTCCATCAGCGCGCGGCGCTTTTCGTTGAGCAGGAAGTTGGCGATCTCGGTCGGCGCCTGCACCAGCACCTGCCCGGTGTTCTCCTTCATCGCGTGCTCTTCGGCGACGCGCAGGATCGACAGCGACAGCGACTCGACGCTGCGCATGCGGCCGTGGCCTTCGCAGCGCGGGCAGACCAGCTGGCTGGATTCGCCCAGCGACGGGCGCAGGCGCTGGCGGCTGAGTTCGAGCAGGCCGAAGCGCGAGATGCGGCCGATCTGCACGCGCGCGCGGTCCTGCTTGAGCGCGTGCGACAGGCGGTTCTCGACCTCGCGCTGGTGGCGGTTGGACGACATGTCGATGAAGTCGATCACCACCAGGCCGCCCAGGTCGCGCAGGCGCATCTGGCGCGCGACTTCCTCGGCGGCTTCCAGGTTGGTGTTGAACGCGGTCTCTTCGATGTCGCCGCCCTTGGTGGCGCGCGCGGAGTTCACGTCGATCGCGGTCAGCGCTTCGGTCTGGTCGATGACCAGGGCGCCGCCGGAGGGCAGGCGCACGGTGCGCTCGTAGGCGTTCTCGATCTGCGATTCGATCTGGAAGCGGTTGAACAGCGGGGTGTCGTCGGCGTACTTCTTGAGCTTGCGCAGGTTGTGCGGCATCACCTGCTCGACGAACTGGCGCGCCTCGGCGTACATCTCGTCGGTGTCGACCAGGATCTCGCCGATGTCCGGGCGCATGTAGTCGCGCAGGGCGCGGATGATCAGGCGCGACTCCTGGTAGACCAGGAACGGCGCGGGCTTCTTCAGCGCCTCGTCGGTGATCGCCTTCCACACGCTGACCAGGTAATCCAGGTCCCACTGCAGCTCTTCGGCGTCGCGGCCGACGCCGGCGGTGCGGATGATCACGCCCATGTCGTCGGGGATGGTCAGCTTGTCCATCGCCTCCTTGAGCGCGGCGCGGTCGTCGCCCTCGATCCGGCGCGAGACGCCGCCGGCGGTGGGCGAGTTCGGCATCAGCACCATGTAGCGGCCGGCCAGGGAGATGAAGCTGGTCAGGGCGGCGCCCTTGTTGCCGCGCTCTTCCTTATCGACCTGGACCACGATCTCCTGGCCTTCGCGCAGCAGTTCGCGCAGGCCGGCCTTGTTGTGGTCGACGCCGGGCTGGAAGTAGTCGCGGGAGATTTCCTTCAGCGGCAGGAAGCCGTGGCGGTCGGCGCCGTAATCGACGAACGCCGCTTCCAGCGAAGGTTCGAGCCGGGTGATGCGGCCCTTGTAGATGT
Encoded here:
- a CDS encoding Rne/Rng family ribonuclease, which produces MLINATQAEELRVAIVDGQNLYDIDIEQPSKEQKKSNIYKGRITRLEPSLEAAFVDYGADRHGFLPLKEISRDYFQPGVDHNKAGLRELLREGQEIVVQVDKEERGNKGAALTSFISLAGRYMVLMPNSPTAGGVSRRIEGDDRAALKEAMDKLTIPDDMGVIIRTAGVGRDAEELQWDLDYLVSVWKAITDEALKKPAPFLVYQESRLIIRALRDYMRPDIGEILVDTDEMYAEARQFVEQVMPHNLRKLKKYADDTPLFNRFQIESQIENAYERTVRLPSGGALVIDQTEALTAIDVNSARATKGGDIEETAFNTNLEAAEEVARQMRLRDLGGLVVIDFIDMSSNRHQREVENRLSHALKQDRARVQIGRISRFGLLELSRQRLRPSLGESSQLVCPRCEGHGRMRSVESLSLSILRVAEEHAMKENTGQVLVQAPTEIANFLLNEKRRALMEIEARHDAPIVIVADEHLETPHYEVTRVRENEVGEETSKPSYQRGTQRKLPVHALTKAHLNIPEAPAVTNVRPTQPAPLREPREAQAAAPAPIPAPTPAPVAAPTHSVGLVERILRIFRGTPQPAPAAPEPARGQEGRGNGGRGERNDRGNGQRRSDSRGNGKGGRDGRRDEPRQQDQQRREKQPQNQGQPQSGGQQAQQQGQQKQPKQPQAQAQNPQQQQQPKQPQQPKQQAQGQGQNQNPPKPQQDAAAQGGNANAQGGNGQPRPPREPKPPRQDAAVAETAAATAAAAAVAVAVPAAVAATAPAAAAPVAAENTVKPETAEAAVAADALATGDTPADAAADAAGEGGGRRRRGRRGGRRRRRGNGENAGAEGGADGALDADGGFDDEDDIGAEPGQPSPAAAHRSQPEFDFDDVAAAPQSQANVAAAAAAIAAAPVRSEAVAPVKADAAANEAATPVKHEAATGGGAAPVQAETAAGSHAAPAKFEAASEAAPAQFETVAPSPAAPAGFKAAATDEAAAAKAEAPAAPAKTEAEAHAAPAKAEAEADAAPAKAEAEAHAAPAKSEASDVVAAQAEDQNAFAVKHEAADAFGAKSEIAVAAQPQAAAVSPASAEAAPVQTETPVRAETAPAAVAAERAIQAQPQAEAVAVVPVAAAPVEAAVIEPATVEPAVVAEPAPVSAPVVAVAETVQPSEAELAQAEAAAQAAASPAREAAQAVPGFAFAAPPEAAAAAPVEPAQANADTVADEAASLLPRTGGLFDGLPHPVAPAPIADNAEADAQAKAEDGGDKDDGSQERRA